Within Campylobacter jejuni, the genomic segment TAAGGCAAATTTGTGTATTCTTGTAAAGGCAAAGCATCCATATCTGCACGAAGTCCTATTTTTTTATCGCTATTTCCCTTTTTTAAAACCCCTACAACGCCTGTTTTTCCTATTTCTTCATAAACCTCATAACCAAATTCTTTTAATTTTTGCACCACTAATTTTGCAGTACATAATTCATCAAAACCAAGCTCAGGATTTTCATGAATTTGATGACGAATTTTTTCAAATTCGCCTTGTAAGTCTAGTATTTCTGGAATTAAATTCATTCTATTTTTCTCCTTGTATAAAATTTTCTCTTCTAGGTAAAACAAATTGTGCTAAGATCGCTGAAATAAAAATCAAAGCAAAAATATAAACAAAACCCAAAGTAAAACTATGGGTTTTATCAACACTCCAAGATACTATCCATAGGTTAAATGATAGTATAACAAATGTAATACTCCAAAAAGCACTCATAATATAAGCAGTTTGATTTGGGTTGGAATTTTTTAATTCTGAAGGTAGATTACAGAAAAATGGAAACCACATAGAATAAAAAATGCCTGATAACACAGCAAAAATCTGTATCAATACTAAATTTTGTAAAAACAACATACAAAATCCGCATATAAAAATACACGCTCCTCCAGACAATAGCATTATTTTAAAAGAAATATTTTTTCTTTTAAAAAATAATCCAAGATAAGGACCAAAAATAATAGCAAAATTAGCCAAGGCTGGAATTTCTTTTTTAGCAAAATCAGCTAATTCTTTACTAAAACCTGCATATTGTGCATAAAAAGTTGGTAAAAAAGTAAAAAGAGAATTTAAAAATAAAATAGGTCCTATGTAAAAAATAATCATACCCCAAGTAACACGAGATTTTAGAGCATAAATAAGATCTTTTGCATTATTCTTTTTTTCTTCTTTTTTATTCTCATCTTTATCTACAAAAAGCCACAAAATCAATAAAATCAAATTAATCCAAGCATAAAATG encodes:
- a CDS encoding MFS transporter, whose protein sequence is MVGITLGLVLAESISNYFGNWRDSLSFYAWINLILLILWLFVDKDENKKEEKKNNAKDLIYALKSRVTWGMIIFYIGPILFLNSLFTFLPTFYAQYAGFSKELADFAKKEIPALANFAIIFGPYLGLFFKRKNISFKIMLLSGGACIFICGFCMLFLQNLVLIQIFAVLSGIFYSMWFPFFCNLPSELKNSNPNQTAYIMSAFWSITFVILSFNLWIVSWSVDKTHSFTLGFVYIFALIFISAILAQFVLPRRENFIQGEK